A genomic region of Geothrix edaphica contains the following coding sequences:
- a CDS encoding putative bifunctional diguanylate cyclase/phosphodiesterase, with amino-acid sequence MPNERPHGLDLRGFMLKIDRLDAIGRLRNAERRINALEQRVSELSLLDAVTGLPNHRHFEDRLSQSLLVAQRHGHIVAFLLMDLDRFKRVNDLLGHSGGDEVLRLVGQRLQEALRQGDTLACMGGDRFLVLLPEIKDVVAAARVGQKLLEALQAPFRAGSRELDLTASIGVCVYPNDGMDPHVLEAHAESALVRAKERGGGRIECFTSTLNEVSLERQELESCLRSALQNGELQMYYQPQFFMDGRLAGAEALMRWNHPLLGSVPPVKFIPLAEESRLILPIGEWALRETCGQMAKWQAISPSPLLLAVNVSVLQFANGDWDACVARALADTGLDPGCLELELTESMVMRQGHEDLAPLHRLREIGTRIAIDDFGTGYSSLGYLQRLPITTLKLDQSFIAALTSEDPGLSSEAIVRAVIQLAHSLNLTVVAEGVETEGQRDMLELLGCDCLQGFLLGRPLPADAFEAMLEFMSTKQFLKKAARGQEEVKVVRAVPAGRGRGAR; translated from the coding sequence TTGCCGAACGAGCGCCCCCACGGTCTGGATCTCAGGGGCTTCATGCTCAAGATCGACCGTCTCGATGCGATCGGGCGCCTCCGCAACGCGGAACGGCGCATCAACGCCCTGGAGCAGCGGGTGTCGGAACTGAGCCTGCTCGATGCCGTCACCGGGCTGCCCAACCATCGCCACTTCGAGGACCGGCTCTCCCAGTCCCTGCTCGTGGCCCAGCGCCATGGGCATATCGTCGCCTTCCTCCTCATGGATCTCGACCGGTTCAAGCGCGTGAACGACCTGCTGGGGCACTCGGGCGGCGACGAGGTGCTGAGGCTGGTGGGCCAGCGCCTCCAGGAGGCCCTGCGCCAGGGCGACACGCTGGCCTGCATGGGCGGCGACCGGTTCCTGGTCCTGCTCCCGGAGATCAAGGATGTGGTGGCGGCGGCCCGGGTGGGCCAGAAGCTGCTGGAGGCCCTCCAGGCGCCCTTCCGCGCCGGGTCCCGGGAGCTGGATCTCACCGCCAGCATCGGGGTCTGCGTCTACCCCAACGACGGCATGGATCCGCACGTGCTGGAGGCCCACGCGGAGTCCGCCCTGGTCCGCGCGAAGGAGCGCGGCGGCGGTCGCATCGAGTGCTTCACCAGCACCCTCAACGAGGTCTCGTTGGAGCGCCAGGAGCTGGAGAGCTGCCTGCGGTCCGCCCTGCAGAACGGCGAGCTGCAGATGTACTACCAGCCCCAGTTCTTCATGGACGGCCGCCTGGCCGGCGCCGAGGCGCTCATGCGCTGGAACCATCCCCTCCTGGGATCGGTTCCTCCCGTGAAGTTCATCCCCCTGGCCGAGGAGAGCCGCCTCATCCTGCCCATCGGCGAGTGGGCCCTCCGTGAGACCTGCGGCCAGATGGCCAAGTGGCAGGCCATCAGCCCCTCGCCGCTCCTCCTCGCGGTGAATGTGTCCGTCCTCCAGTTCGCCAACGGGGACTGGGATGCCTGCGTAGCGCGGGCCCTGGCGGACACGGGCCTGGATCCCGGCTGCCTGGAGCTGGAGCTCACGGAAAGCATGGTGATGCGCCAGGGCCACGAGGACCTGGCGCCGCTCCACCGGCTGCGCGAGATCGGCACCCGGATCGCCATCGACGACTTCGGCACGGGCTACAGCTCCCTGGGCTACCTCCAGCGCCTGCCGATCACGACCCTGAAGCTCGACCAGTCCTTCATCGCGGCGCTGACCTCCGAGGACCCCGGGCTCTCGTCCGAGGCCATCGTGCGGGCCGTCATCCAACTAGCCCACAGCCTCAACCTCACCGTGGTGGCCGAAGGCGTGGAGACCGAGGGTCAGCGGGACATGCTGGAGCTGCTGGGCTGTGACTGCCTGCAGGGCTTCCTGCTGGGCCGGCCCCTGCCCGCGGACGCCTTCGAGGCCATGCTGGAGTTCATGTCCACGAAGCAGTTCCTCAAGAAGGCCGCGCGCGGGCAGGAGGAAGTCAAGGTCGTCCGGGCGGTCCCGGCGGGCCGGGGACGCGGAGCCCGGTAG
- a CDS encoding PLP-dependent aminotransferase family protein has product MGSWDLAIALDRTKAEPLYLQLVKALEEGIRHGRFKPGDALPGTRAMADQLGVNRNTTLAAYRELEAEGWIEVAPDRGTFVARKLPFVLEVAAGISAQDSASWKRATPRGGPFFQPGAPALESFQLIPDTTDLRLAPTDAIHRAYGRVLKLHPERLLQPGWDPRGLLDLRSSLCKMLRDMRGLSVEAGNLLLTRGLMSTLNLVSRVLFAPGDAVAVENPGLFRVAEAFRAAGARLFPVPVDAHGLDVEALEALLIQEPIRLLYLTASPQHPTQVTLDPARRRRLLELSAAHGFRILEGDPSLGFHREKNPSLPLASEDPQGRVLYFSSFEQILAPGLQVGFLAGEAGLIKALAQQRQLVDWPGNLVQETTIEETLRDGEIVRHLRRIRKLTEERRETMVDRLLLHLHPAISVKNPREGLSLWVRVAEEVPLEAWTERCLAHGVVFYPGALYDLHRRTLPHICLGFAAHSLDEQNEACARMALALKEVRPGGALPRGGGPQG; this is encoded by the coding sequence TTGGGCAGCTGGGATCTTGCCATCGCGCTGGATCGAACCAAGGCGGAGCCTCTGTACCTCCAGTTGGTGAAGGCCCTCGAGGAGGGCATCCGGCACGGCCGCTTCAAGCCCGGGGATGCCCTGCCGGGGACCCGGGCCATGGCCGACCAGCTCGGCGTGAACCGGAACACCACCCTGGCCGCCTACCGGGAGCTCGAGGCGGAGGGGTGGATCGAAGTCGCCCCGGACCGGGGCACCTTCGTGGCCCGGAAGCTGCCCTTCGTCCTGGAGGTCGCTGCGGGGATCTCCGCGCAGGATTCGGCCTCCTGGAAACGCGCCACGCCCCGCGGCGGGCCCTTCTTCCAGCCGGGGGCCCCGGCCCTGGAATCCTTCCAGCTGATCCCCGACACGACGGACCTGCGGCTCGCGCCCACGGACGCCATCCACCGGGCCTACGGCCGGGTGCTCAAGCTGCACCCCGAGCGGCTGCTGCAGCCCGGCTGGGATCCCCGGGGGCTGCTGGACCTGCGGAGCTCCCTTTGCAAGATGCTGCGCGACATGCGCGGCCTGTCCGTGGAGGCCGGCAACCTCCTGCTCACCCGCGGCCTGATGAGCACCCTGAACCTCGTCTCCCGCGTGCTCTTCGCCCCCGGGGATGCCGTCGCCGTGGAGAACCCGGGACTCTTCCGGGTGGCCGAGGCCTTCCGGGCCGCCGGCGCCCGGCTGTTTCCCGTCCCCGTGGACGCCCACGGGCTGGATGTGGAGGCCCTCGAGGCGCTGCTGATCCAGGAGCCCATCCGCCTGCTCTACCTCACCGCCAGCCCCCAGCACCCCACCCAGGTGACGCTGGATCCCGCCCGGCGCCGGCGCCTCCTGGAGCTGTCCGCGGCGCATGGCTTCCGCATCCTGGAGGGCGACCCGAGCCTGGGCTTCCACCGGGAGAAGAACCCCAGCCTGCCCCTGGCCAGCGAGGATCCCCAGGGCCGGGTGCTCTACTTCAGCAGCTTCGAGCAGATCCTCGCGCCGGGCCTGCAGGTGGGCTTCCTGGCGGGGGAGGCGGGCCTCATCAAGGCCCTGGCCCAGCAGCGGCAGCTGGTGGACTGGCCCGGGAACCTGGTCCAGGAGACCACCATCGAGGAGACCCTGCGCGATGGCGAGATCGTCCGGCACCTGCGGCGCATCCGGAAGCTCACCGAAGAGCGGCGGGAGACCATGGTGGATCGCCTCCTGCTCCACCTCCATCCCGCCATCTCCGTGAAGAACCCGCGGGAGGGCCTGTCCCTCTGGGTGCGCGTGGCCGAGGAGGTGCCGCTCGAGGCCTGGACCGAGCGCTGCCTCGCCCACGGGGTGGTCTTCTACCCCGGGGCCCTCTACGACCTGCACCGCCGGACGCTTCCCCACATCTGCCTGGGGTTCGCGGCCCACAGCCTCGACGAGCAGAACGAAGCCTGCGCCCGCATGGCCCTCGCGCTGAAGGAGGTGCGCCCCGGCGGCGCGCTCCCCCGGGGCGGCGGCCCCCAGGGATGA
- a CDS encoding trypsin-like peptidase domain-containing protein produces MNRQVKQVLGLSAFAAGCMALGMGLSHGWQAQAQEEKPVMVEAKGMDRLPPIADVAEKLNPTVVAITNTSFVKNQRFQHPQIGGDDFFDFFFGPGGPQQRRTPRGGNDGEQRAVSGGSGVIISPQGEILTNYHVIASMGEGDNALEVKTSDGRSFKAAVLGKDKELDIALIKIDAAHLPFAKLGESDSLRIGEWVVAIGNPFGLEHTVTQGIISAKGRKLDTGVSSFLQTDAAINRGNSGGPLLNLKGEVVGINTAINPAGQNIGFAVPISQVNRILKDLRSGKPVSRGYLGVGPTDLDQAYQDALGVREGVVVSTVEKGQAADKAGVLRLDVITAVDGQPVRSQDELVSVISSRRAGETVKLSVWRDGKTLTFTVTLGDRKALDAQRRRDSGEEPEDEGSPKPQGDVKGVNLEKTYGFTVEPMDLKHRLKGVVVTSVDPRSPAAERGMAPGMVITEVGRQAVNNLTEFNAQVKKAGGKTLLLFIQSPNGSQKVTLAIPPR; encoded by the coding sequence ATGAATCGTCAGGTGAAGCAGGTCTTGGGGTTGTCGGCCTTCGCGGCCGGGTGCATGGCCCTGGGGATGGGGCTCAGCCACGGCTGGCAGGCCCAGGCACAGGAAGAGAAGCCGGTGATGGTGGAGGCGAAGGGCATGGACCGCCTGCCACCCATCGCCGACGTGGCGGAGAAGCTGAACCCAACGGTGGTGGCCATCACCAACACCAGCTTCGTGAAGAACCAGCGCTTCCAGCACCCCCAGATCGGGGGCGATGACTTCTTCGACTTCTTCTTCGGTCCCGGGGGGCCGCAGCAGCGGCGCACGCCCCGGGGCGGCAATGACGGCGAACAGCGGGCCGTGTCCGGCGGCTCCGGCGTGATCATCAGCCCCCAGGGTGAGATCCTCACGAACTACCACGTCATCGCCAGCATGGGCGAGGGCGACAACGCCCTGGAGGTGAAGACCTCCGACGGCCGGAGCTTCAAGGCCGCGGTGCTGGGCAAGGACAAGGAGCTGGACATCGCCCTCATCAAGATCGATGCGGCCCACCTGCCCTTCGCCAAGCTGGGCGAGTCGGATTCGCTCCGCATCGGCGAGTGGGTGGTGGCCATCGGCAACCCCTTCGGCCTGGAGCACACCGTCACCCAGGGCATCATCAGCGCCAAGGGCCGCAAGCTGGATACGGGCGTGAGCTCCTTCCTCCAGACCGACGCGGCCATCAACCGCGGCAACTCCGGCGGCCCCCTGCTCAACCTGAAGGGTGAGGTGGTGGGCATCAACACCGCCATCAACCCCGCGGGGCAGAACATCGGCTTCGCCGTGCCCATCAGCCAGGTGAACCGCATCCTCAAGGACCTCCGCAGCGGCAAGCCCGTGAGCCGGGGCTACCTCGGCGTCGGCCCCACCGACCTGGACCAGGCCTACCAGGACGCCCTGGGCGTCAGGGAAGGCGTGGTGGTCAGCACGGTCGAGAAGGGGCAGGCGGCGGACAAGGCCGGCGTGCTGCGACTGGACGTGATCACCGCCGTGGACGGCCAGCCTGTGCGCAGCCAGGACGAGCTGGTGAGCGTGATCTCCAGCCGCCGGGCCGGCGAGACCGTCAAGCTCTCCGTCTGGCGGGACGGGAAGACCCTCACCTTCACGGTCACCCTGGGCGACCGCAAAGCCCTCGATGCGCAGCGCCGACGCGACTCCGGCGAGGAGCCCGAGGATGAGGGCAGCCCGAAGCCCCAGGGGGATGTGAAGGGCGTCAACCTGGAGAAGACCTACGGCTTCACCGTGGAGCCCATGGACCTGAAGCACCGGCTCAAGGGCGTGGTGGTGACCTCCGTGGATCCCCGCTCCCCCGCCGCCGAGCGCGGCATGGCCCCCGGCATGGTCATCACCGAGGTGGGTCGCCAGGCCGTGAACAACCTGACCGAGTTCAACGCCCAGGTGAAGAAGGCCGGCGGCAAGACCCTGCTGCTCTTCATCCAGAGCCCCAACGGCAGCCAGAAGGTCACCCTGGCCATCCCCCCCCGCTGA
- a CDS encoding serine/threonine-protein kinase, whose protein sequence is MPPPISWYRTLAWTFFTRQAAALLALLSIILWVAYSEAERGARAMASDSLSAGGYVLDRAFEQQGRSMDAGLEVFAQYSGNLALVEQALETGASTSLADTLVENLPRLSAEVALVVKPDGTLLAATARGARPAFPDAGILQMALAPEDARSERHPGPSYRGFLRVDWGDRPGVYHAVARPLTSPGGSPLGAMLVGTRVDDRAAGDLRRLAIAGPQRGDPSAHLALLSQFRTLGTTLPEAEALDRLLAREPAFLAVRAQVLDGQRSQVLSFKVAGRNYLGMVSPLRGVNALDLEMADVLLMPMDPLLAPFRNLQKAILAVGVAGLLAALALSLRSARKVTAPLEALATAAQALAEGEPPETLALVPTQDEVGLLTRTFRSMLAELRAKDDLLALLETTRKGAGPWVLPSPLPPPTAEEATRRLRPAGAAEAAEPLPAALQAGAVFASRYRVEELLGRGGMGVVLKVRDLQLDEEVALKVVRAGLASDPAFLALLKQEIRLARKITHRYVLRTHDFGECDGIPYVTMEYLKGITLRSLLEGRGRLPLALALRIARQVAEGLEAAHGVGVVHRDIKPANVLFDVRGDAKIMDFGLAAPVAAVIARESGNLIGSPRYMSPEQIQGGPVDARTDLYALGIMLFELCSGLPPFDSPNINDLLALHLEAPVPALADALPDLPADLGALVGRLMAKRQADRPQSAAEVVEILKMLATSGGGTSRV, encoded by the coding sequence ATGCCGCCACCCATCAGCTGGTACCGGACGCTGGCGTGGACCTTCTTCACGCGGCAGGCGGCGGCCCTCCTGGCGCTCCTGTCCATCATCCTCTGGGTGGCGTACAGCGAGGCCGAGCGGGGGGCGCGGGCCATGGCGAGCGACAGCCTCTCCGCGGGCGGCTATGTCCTGGACCGGGCCTTCGAGCAGCAGGGCCGGTCCATGGATGCGGGGCTGGAGGTCTTCGCGCAGTACTCGGGCAACCTCGCCCTCGTGGAGCAGGCCCTGGAGACGGGCGCCTCCACCAGCCTGGCGGACACCCTGGTGGAGAACCTGCCCCGGCTGAGCGCGGAGGTGGCCCTCGTCGTGAAGCCGGACGGCACCCTCCTGGCCGCCACGGCCAGGGGCGCGCGCCCCGCCTTCCCGGACGCGGGGATCCTCCAGATGGCCCTGGCCCCGGAGGACGCCCGATCGGAGCGCCACCCGGGCCCCTCCTACCGGGGCTTCCTCCGGGTGGACTGGGGGGACCGGCCGGGGGTCTATCACGCGGTGGCGCGGCCCCTGACCTCGCCCGGGGGGAGCCCCCTGGGGGCCATGCTGGTGGGGACGCGGGTGGATGACCGGGCCGCCGGCGACCTCCGGCGGCTGGCCATCGCCGGGCCCCAGCGCGGCGATCCCTCCGCCCACCTGGCCCTGCTGAGCCAGTTCCGGACCCTGGGGACGACCCTCCCGGAGGCGGAGGCCCTGGACCGGCTCCTGGCGCGGGAACCGGCCTTCCTCGCGGTCCGGGCCCAGGTCCTGGATGGCCAGCGGTCCCAGGTGCTGTCCTTCAAGGTCGCCGGGCGGAACTACCTGGGGATGGTGTCCCCGCTGCGGGGCGTGAACGCCCTGGACCTGGAGATGGCGGATGTCCTGCTGATGCCCATGGACCCCCTGCTGGCACCCTTCCGCAACCTGCAGAAGGCCATCCTGGCCGTGGGGGTCGCGGGGCTCCTGGCCGCGCTGGCCCTGAGCCTCCGCTCCGCCCGGAAGGTGACGGCCCCCCTCGAGGCCCTGGCCACCGCCGCCCAGGCCCTGGCGGAAGGCGAACCGCCCGAGACCCTCGCCCTTGTGCCCACGCAGGACGAGGTGGGACTGCTCACCCGGACCTTCCGGTCCATGCTCGCCGAGCTGAGGGCCAAGGATGACCTGCTGGCCCTGCTCGAAACGACCCGGAAGGGGGCGGGGCCCTGGGTCCTCCCGAGCCCCCTCCCGCCTCCGACCGCGGAGGAGGCCACGCGGCGCCTGCGGCCGGCAGGTGCGGCCGAGGCGGCCGAGCCCCTCCCCGCCGCCCTCCAGGCCGGCGCCGTCTTCGCGAGCCGGTACCGGGTGGAGGAGCTGCTGGGCCGTGGCGGGATGGGCGTGGTCCTGAAGGTGCGGGACCTCCAGCTGGACGAGGAGGTCGCCCTGAAGGTCGTCCGGGCGGGTCTGGCCTCGGATCCCGCGTTCCTGGCCCTGCTCAAGCAGGAGATCCGCCTGGCCCGGAAGATCACGCACCGCTACGTCCTCCGGACCCACGACTTCGGGGAATGCGACGGGATCCCCTACGTGACCATGGAGTACCTGAAGGGGATCACCCTCCGGAGCCTGCTGGAGGGGCGGGGGCGCCTGCCGCTGGCGCTGGCGCTGCGCATCGCCCGTCAGGTCGCGGAGGGGCTGGAGGCGGCCCATGGGGTCGGGGTGGTCCACCGGGACATCAAGCCGGCGAACGTCCTGTTCGATGTGCGGGGCGACGCCAAGATCATGGATTTCGGCCTCGCCGCCCCGGTCGCGGCCGTGATCGCCCGGGAATCCGGGAACCTCATCGGTTCGCCCCGCTACATGTCCCCGGAGCAGATCCAGGGGGGGCCGGTGGACGCCAGGACCGACCTCTATGCCCTGGGGATCATGCTGTTCGAGCTGTGCTCGGGCCTGCCGCCCTTCGACAGCCCCAATATCAACGACCTCCTCGCCCTGCACCTCGAGGCGCCCGTGCCCGCCCTCGCGGACGCCCTGCCGGACCTGCCCGCCGACCTCGGCGCCCTGGTGGGCCGGCTCATGGCCAAGCGCCAGGCGGACCGCCCGCAATCCGCGGCGGAGGTGGTGGAGATCCTGAAGATGCTGGCGACCAGCGGCGGGGGCACCTCGCGGGTGTGA
- a CDS encoding CHRD domain-containing protein: MRSPHLNPRSGPRAFGALALSLLALMAAACGGGGGGGGATVAPPPPPPLVRYAALSGAAEVPTNASTAAGAATFSVNPSTKVLTGTVTTSGIAGVAAHIHEGAAGSAGPIVIPLSGGPGGVWTVPANTVLTDAQYAALQANAYYVNVHSAAFTAGEIRGQIALRVSFGSLTGAQEATATPSTATGFGSLAVDALTGAIQGTVVTEGITGTAAHIHEGAAGVAGPILIPLTDAGGGVWTVAPGATLTSAQVASWQSGSLYVNVHSAAYPAGEIRGQLNLSAPVTQSATLAGASEVPATPSTATGTGAVSVNPVTLQLSGGLSTSGITGTGAHIHEGAVGTAGPIIVPLGDGGSGTWTVPLGTRLTSGQFTSWRTGGLYVNVHSTTYPSGEIRGQLGGGTGGGTGGGTGGGGY; encoded by the coding sequence ATGAGATCCCCCCACCTGAACCCCCGATCCGGGCCGCGAGCCTTCGGCGCCCTGGCCCTCTCCCTTCTCGCACTGATGGCGGCCGCCTGTGGCGGCGGCGGGGGTGGCGGCGGCGCCACCGTCGCCCCTCCGCCCCCGCCCCCCCTGGTCCGCTACGCCGCGCTTTCGGGCGCCGCCGAGGTGCCGACCAACGCCTCCACGGCTGCCGGGGCCGCGACCTTCTCGGTGAACCCGAGCACGAAGGTCCTGACGGGAACCGTGACCACCTCGGGCATCGCCGGGGTGGCCGCGCACATCCACGAGGGTGCGGCGGGGAGCGCGGGGCCGATCGTGATCCCGCTGAGTGGCGGGCCCGGGGGCGTGTGGACCGTCCCGGCCAACACCGTGCTGACCGACGCCCAGTACGCGGCCCTCCAGGCCAACGCCTACTACGTCAACGTCCACAGCGCCGCCTTCACGGCCGGTGAGATCCGGGGCCAGATCGCGCTGCGGGTGAGCTTCGGGAGCCTCACGGGCGCCCAGGAGGCCACCGCCACGCCGAGCACGGCCACGGGGTTCGGCTCCCTGGCCGTGGACGCCCTCACGGGGGCCATCCAGGGCACGGTGGTGACGGAGGGCATCACGGGGACCGCCGCCCACATCCACGAAGGGGCCGCCGGGGTGGCCGGACCGATCCTCATCCCCCTCACCGACGCCGGGGGCGGGGTCTGGACCGTGGCTCCGGGCGCGACACTCACCAGCGCCCAGGTGGCCAGCTGGCAGAGCGGCAGCCTGTACGTGAACGTGCACTCCGCCGCCTACCCCGCCGGCGAGATCCGCGGCCAGCTGAACCTCAGCGCGCCGGTCACCCAGTCCGCCACGCTGGCCGGCGCCAGCGAGGTCCCGGCGACGCCCTCGACCGCCACGGGCACGGGCGCGGTGAGCGTCAACCCCGTCACCCTCCAGCTGAGCGGCGGCCTGTCCACCTCGGGGATCACGGGCACCGGGGCCCACATCCATGAAGGCGCGGTGGGCACCGCCGGACCCATCATCGTGCCCCTCGGCGATGGCGGCAGCGGAACCTGGACTGTTCCCCTGGGCACCCGGCTCACGAGCGGCCAGTTCACGAGCTGGCGGACCGGCGGCCTCTATGTGAACGTCCACAGCACGACCTACCCCAGTGGCGAGATCCGCGGCCAGCTCGGCGGCGGCACCGGCGGCGGCACGGGTGGCGGGACCGGGGGCGGGGGGTACTAG
- a CDS encoding hemolysin family protein, with the protein MTAVTLAAALICIVLLLASAFFVMAEFAAVRVRSTQLEALADTDPRAAAALEVHRGLGHHLSSIQAGIVLCALALGAVGEELFSHAFRGVFGHLPWPALVAPLSSGLALLVMTTLDVVLAELVPRSLAIRAALPWALRTATPLLAWSRLVRPLTWVLTRLSHLVLRALGVQPEADAEDLLPSEAEFRRMLERSQAEGHLELDRKELIENLFDFSKRTVKEIAVPRAQVVSFDLHRSLEANLTVARSTTHTRIPLVEGDLDHIVGVIHLKELLWALQDSPGPVDLRALARPAFFVPEMKPIQGLLLEFQQRKQHLALVVNEHGGVDGLVTLEDVLEELVGEIQDEFDREAIQLRKTRGGAWLAQGDVMLEQLVDHLRLDLVAEAGSVSLGGFFQERLGRVLRPGDELRLQGWRIRVLSMRGLAPGQFLLKPLPPAPRPPEDGDA; encoded by the coding sequence ATGACGGCCGTGACCCTGGCGGCAGCCCTCATCTGCATCGTCCTCCTCCTGGCCAGCGCCTTTTTCGTGATGGCGGAATTCGCCGCCGTGCGCGTGCGGTCCACCCAGCTGGAAGCCCTGGCGGACACCGATCCCCGGGCGGCCGCGGCCCTGGAGGTCCACCGCGGCCTGGGCCACCACCTCTCGTCCATCCAGGCCGGCATCGTGCTGTGCGCCCTGGCCCTCGGCGCCGTGGGCGAGGAGCTGTTCAGCCACGCCTTCCGGGGCGTGTTCGGACATCTGCCCTGGCCGGCCCTGGTGGCGCCCCTGAGCTCCGGCCTCGCCCTGCTGGTGATGACCACCCTGGACGTGGTGCTGGCGGAGCTGGTGCCGCGGAGCCTCGCCATCCGGGCCGCCCTGCCCTGGGCCCTCCGCACCGCCACGCCACTCCTGGCCTGGTCGCGCCTGGTCCGCCCCCTGACCTGGGTCCTCACCCGCCTGAGCCACCTGGTCCTGCGGGCCCTCGGCGTCCAGCCCGAAGCCGACGCCGAGGACCTGCTGCCCAGCGAGGCCGAGTTCCGCCGCATGCTCGAGCGCAGCCAGGCCGAGGGGCACCTGGAGCTGGACCGCAAGGAGCTCATCGAGAACCTCTTCGACTTCAGCAAGCGCACGGTCAAGGAGATCGCCGTGCCCCGGGCCCAGGTGGTGTCCTTCGACCTCCACCGCAGCCTGGAGGCCAACCTCACCGTGGCCCGCAGCACCACCCACACCCGCATCCCCCTGGTGGAGGGGGACCTGGACCACATCGTGGGCGTCATCCACCTGAAGGAGCTGCTCTGGGCCCTGCAGGACAGCCCCGGCCCCGTGGACCTCCGGGCCCTGGCGCGGCCGGCCTTCTTCGTGCCGGAGATGAAGCCCATCCAGGGCCTGCTGCTGGAATTCCAGCAGCGCAAGCAGCACCTGGCCCTGGTGGTGAACGAGCACGGCGGCGTGGACGGCCTGGTCACGCTGGAGGACGTGCTGGAGGAGCTGGTGGGCGAGATCCAGGACGAGTTCGACCGCGAGGCCATCCAGCTGCGGAAGACCCGCGGGGGGGCCTGGCTGGCCCAGGGCGACGTCATGCTGGAGCAGCTGGTGGATCACCTGCGGCTGGACCTGGTGGCCGAGGCGGGCTCCGTGAGCCTGGGCGGCTTCTTCCAGGAGCGCCTGGGCCGCGTGCTGCGCCCCGGCGACGAGCTGCGGCTCCAGGGCTGGCGGATCCGCGTGCTGTCCATGCGCGGCCTGGCCCCGGGCCAGTTCCTGTTGAAGCCGCTGCCGCCAGCG
- a CDS encoding response regulator, with translation MGQRLLLVDSDRSFLKEHQVSLEAAFDLEVAKSPEGVVARLEQGDFAAALICVEVADNKGYALCSTLRKQPSLGHLKIALISAKATEEEYRRHQSLKGRADLYLNKPIAPSTLVAALAPLVPGRIVDPDNPLGDLMDTELGDDWLDVLKGGAQPPQPPPAPAPPTPIPAAPTPAPAPPPTPATSPAPELETRATAPTDTPRARLLEAQIDALREELHTKDLRLREAEGELQRQVGSVTQNLDDTAASKREIQALKTRVAEAEAALAKREQELADHKEKGHVLQLNLAGLEIAMQGQERDLSELGAGLRQAEAELEASRARALEGEQRVQALQEQLQGRQEELVRLTAQVSSLRQQLDETTVQHDGERLELMNGLDQKDAELARARQALAEQRETFAALEREKQAALGQLSEHRDRLQNLDGLLQEIQEHLRRGSDLTKG, from the coding sequence ATGGGCCAGCGCCTCCTTCTTGTGGACAGCGACCGGAGCTTCCTCAAGGAGCATCAGGTCAGCCTGGAAGCGGCCTTCGATCTGGAGGTGGCCAAGTCGCCCGAAGGCGTGGTGGCGCGCCTGGAGCAGGGGGACTTCGCGGCGGCGCTCATCTGCGTCGAGGTGGCGGACAACAAGGGGTACGCCCTGTGCTCCACCCTCCGGAAGCAGCCCTCCCTCGGCCACCTGAAGATCGCCCTCATCAGCGCCAAGGCCACGGAGGAGGAGTACCGCCGGCATCAGAGCCTCAAGGGCCGTGCGGATCTCTACCTGAACAAGCCCATCGCCCCCAGCACCCTCGTGGCCGCCCTGGCACCCCTGGTGCCCGGCCGCATCGTGGATCCCGACAACCCCCTGGGCGACCTGATGGACACGGAGCTGGGGGATGACTGGCTCGATGTGCTGAAGGGGGGCGCGCAACCGCCACAGCCACCTCCGGCGCCGGCCCCGCCCACCCCGATTCCGGCTGCACCCACCCCGGCACCAGCCCCACCCCCCACCCCGGCCACCAGTCCCGCACCGGAACTGGAGACCCGGGCCACTGCCCCCACGGACACGCCCCGGGCCCGCCTCCTCGAGGCGCAGATCGACGCCCTGCGCGAGGAACTGCACACGAAGGACCTGCGCCTCCGCGAGGCCGAGGGCGAGCTTCAGCGGCAGGTCGGGTCCGTCACCCAGAACCTGGATGACACGGCCGCCTCGAAACGGGAGATCCAGGCCCTGAAGACCCGCGTGGCCGAAGCCGAGGCGGCCCTGGCCAAGCGGGAGCAGGAGCTGGCGGATCACAAGGAGAAGGGCCACGTCCTCCAGCTCAACCTCGCCGGTCTCGAGATCGCCATGCAGGGCCAGGAGCGCGATCTGAGCGAGCTCGGCGCCGGCCTGAGGCAGGCGGAGGCCGAGCTCGAGGCCAGCCGCGCCCGGGCCCTGGAGGGGGAACAGCGGGTCCAGGCCCTCCAGGAGCAGCTTCAGGGGCGCCAGGAGGAGCTGGTCCGGCTCACGGCCCAGGTCTCGAGCCTGCGCCAGCAGCTCGACGAGACCACCGTCCAGCATGACGGCGAGCGGCTGGAGCTGATGAACGGGCTGGACCAGAAGGATGCCGAGCTGGCCCGGGCCCGGCAGGCGCTGGCGGAGCAGCGGGAGACCTTCGCGGCCCTGGAGCGGGAGAAGCAGGCCGCCCTCGGCCAGCTGTCCGAGCACCGCGACCGCCTTCAGAACCTGGATGGCCTGCTTCAGGAGATCCAGGAGCACCTGCGCCGCGGTTCTGACCTCACGAAGGGATGA